From a region of the Corvus cornix cornix isolate S_Up_H32 chromosome 2, ASM73873v5, whole genome shotgun sequence genome:
- the PPP1R3G gene encoding protein phosphatase 1 regulatory subunit 3G, producing MASPARPRQELAAEERRLRGAAPTVPRDAKREAAGERLVLLELRRCGRPPSPGPGERQEEGEEEEEEGEAAAGEDCCGKCKKRVQFADSLGLSLASVKHFSDAEEPQVPPAALSHLQSPPGEERDPPPPGADPPPPALLLVPDFPDGGEPSAERLRRQRVCLERLGRPAAPTDVRGTVQVLGGPGPKEVTVRYTFNEWLSFVDVPAAPLPPDPPAERYCFTLCVPPSLREGSALHFAIRYRSPQGEFWDNNGGRNYTLRCCGCPGGGPAPP from the coding sequence ATGGCGAGCCCCGCACGCCCGCGGCAAGAGCTGGCGGCGGAGGAGCGGCGGCTCCGCGGCGCGGCCCCGACGGTGCCCCGCGACGCCAagcgggaggcggcgggggaGCGGCTGGTACTGCTGGAGCTGCGCCGCTGCGGACGGCCGCCGTCCCCCGGCCCCGGCGAgcggcaggaggagggggaggaggaggaagaggagggggaggcagcGGCGGGCGAAGATTGTTGCGGCAAGTGCAAGAAGCGGGTGCAGTTCGCTGACTCGCTGGGGCTGAGCCTCGCCAGCGTCAAGCACTTCAGCGACGCCGAGGAGCCGCAGGTGCCGCCCGCCGCGCTGTCGCACCTGCAGAGCCCGCCCGGCGAGGAGCGAgacccgccgccgcccggcgccgaccccccgccgcccgcgctGCTCCTGGTGCCCGACTTCCCCGACGGCGGGGAGCCCAGCGCCGAGCGGCTGCGGCGGCAGCGCGTCTGCCTGGAGCGCCTGGGGCGGCCCGCGGCGCCCACCGACGTGCGGGGCACGGTGCAAGTGCtgggcggccccggccccaaGGAAGTGACGGTGCGCTACACCTTCAACGAGTGGCTCTCCTTCGTGGACGTCCCGGCCGCGCCCCTGCCCCCCGACCCGCCGGCCGAGCGCTACTGCTTCACCCTGTGCGTCCCGCCGAGCCTGCGGGAGGGCTCGGCCCTGCACTTCGCCATCCGCTACCGCAGCCCCCAGGGCGAGTTCTGGGACAACAACGGCGGCCGCAACTACACGCTGCGGTGCTGCGGCTGCCccgggggcggccccgcgccgccc